A window of Jannaschia sp. M317 contains these coding sequences:
- a CDS encoding polysaccharide biosynthesis/export family protein yields the protein MSKTLRFGSVLVAALALNNCTAFDTPDNLEGIAAGDGYQAQYRAPDVSRRDAQFLRSAALNANKCAPPAGGAVGKGSGLAAAALRGERLSRNDLVDIRIGDDETFNGDYVVSRDGTLKLPFLAPVRAQGRLTSDVENDIAGLLIAGDFFSERPRISVRVADLASVTIGVSGAVFEPRAVEIGGTPGDQVDSRRQAALGASSEGRNLSAALRAAGGVRPDADISAVEVRRNGTLYRLDMRGVFEGRNAVDIMLLTGDEVSVPSRQCFQEDLMRPSPISPPGVSMFLSNLTQPATGNAVSAVGRDVREMPYGTRYLQAVIDTNCVGGARATSADRSAALFSRNPVTGVSVVIERDIEDLLRRADRDDYDPFLLPGDSIACYDSTVTNIGEVGRVLGILGIAAAL from the coding sequence ATGTCCAAGACACTCAGATTCGGCTCGGTTCTTGTTGCCGCTCTTGCTTTGAACAACTGCACTGCGTTCGATACACCCGACAACCTTGAAGGCATTGCAGCTGGCGACGGCTATCAGGCGCAGTACCGCGCGCCAGACGTAAGCCGCAGGGACGCCCAGTTTCTGCGCTCGGCCGCCTTGAACGCCAACAAATGTGCGCCGCCCGCCGGCGGTGCCGTCGGCAAAGGCAGCGGTCTTGCGGCGGCGGCCCTGAGGGGAGAGCGCCTGTCGCGGAACGATCTGGTCGATATCCGGATCGGTGACGACGAGACGTTCAACGGCGACTATGTCGTTTCGCGGGATGGCACGCTCAAACTTCCTTTTCTGGCTCCGGTCCGCGCCCAGGGGCGTCTGACCAGCGATGTCGAAAATGACATCGCCGGTCTGTTGATTGCAGGTGACTTCTTTTCCGAACGCCCGCGCATTTCCGTGCGGGTTGCCGATCTTGCCTCTGTCACGATTGGCGTTTCCGGCGCGGTTTTCGAGCCTCGCGCGGTCGAAATCGGAGGCACTCCGGGAGATCAGGTCGACAGCCGCAGACAAGCTGCGCTTGGCGCATCGAGCGAGGGGCGCAACCTGTCTGCTGCCCTGCGCGCGGCAGGTGGTGTGCGGCCGGACGCGGACATTTCGGCGGTCGAGGTCCGGCGGAACGGGACGCTTTACCGGCTTGATATGCGGGGCGTCTTCGAAGGGCGCAATGCCGTCGATATCATGCTCTTGACCGGTGACGAGGTGTCCGTTCCCAGTCGGCAGTGTTTTCAGGAAGATCTGATGCGGCCAAGCCCGATCAGCCCGCCGGGGGTTTCGATGTTCCTGTCGAACCTGACGCAGCCCGCCACTGGAAACGCGGTGTCCGCCGTTGGGCGGGACGTCCGCGAAATGCCTTATGGCACGCGCTATCTGCAGGCTGTGATCGATACGAACTGCGTCGGTGGCGCGCGGGCCACGAGTGCCGATCGCTCCGCGGCCCTGTTTTCGCGCAATCCAGTGACGGGCGTGTCCGTCGTGATCGAGCGTGACATCGAAGATCTGCTGCGCCGTGCGGATCGCGACGACTACGATCCGTTCCTGCTGCCCGGCGATTCAATCGCCTGCTATGACAGCACGGTCACGAATATCGGCGAGGTCGGCAGGGTCCTTGGTATATTGGGCATCGCCGCCGCGCTTTAG
- a CDS encoding glycosyltransferase family A protein — translation MTLASIIVPAFNVARTISETLDALLAQSYSDFEVIIVDDGSTDETPRIAAEFARHPRVRMVRQANRGLAGARNTGIAASRGEIIGFCDADDLWEPEKLAVHMAHLNANPDVGISYSGSALINDAGDLLRQAQRPRLHNVDAALIFKRNPIGNGSAVVLRRDVLEAIAWRPRHEQVRDWYFDETFRQSEDIECWLRIALSTEWKFEGVEGLLTRYRINAEGLSAATDRQLAAWERMVIKLTPLNPAFFLVNTGDARAYQLRYLNRRAISDLDAIRAVALSRAWMAQSRAPLFEEPAKSVVTLAATAGLSVFGAAVIRRIMAFGQRRQDTAALS, via the coding sequence ATGACCCTTGCCTCGATCATCGTCCCAGCCTTCAACGTTGCGCGCACGATCAGCGAAACGCTGGATGCCCTTCTGGCGCAGTCTTACTCCGACTTTGAAGTCATCATCGTCGATGACGGCTCCACCGACGAGACGCCGCGCATCGCGGCCGAATTTGCACGGCACCCACGGGTGCGCATGGTTCGCCAGGCCAATCGCGGCCTTGCTGGCGCACGCAACACCGGGATCGCCGCTTCGCGCGGGGAAATCATCGGGTTTTGCGACGCCGATGACCTTTGGGAGCCGGAGAAGCTTGCGGTCCATATGGCCCACCTGAATGCCAATCCAGACGTCGGGATCAGCTATTCCGGTTCCGCCCTGATCAACGACGCGGGTGACCTGCTGAGGCAGGCTCAGCGTCCCCGACTGCACAATGTGGACGCCGCCCTGATATTCAAGCGCAATCCTATTGGCAACGGGTCGGCCGTCGTCCTGCGGCGGGACGTGCTCGAGGCCATTGCCTGGCGCCCACGTCATGAACAGGTGCGCGATTGGTATTTCGACGAAACCTTTCGCCAGTCGGAGGATATCGAATGCTGGCTCCGGATCGCGCTAAGCACCGAATGGAAATTCGAAGGCGTCGAAGGCCTGCTGACGCGGTACCGGATCAACGCCGAGGGGCTATCCGCCGCGACGGACCGACAGCTGGCCGCATGGGAGCGGATGGTGATCAAGCTGACACCCCTCAATCCAGCCTTCTTCCTTGTGAACACCGGCGACGCGCGGGCCTACCAACTGCGCTATCTCAACCGCCGCGCGATCAGCGACCTTGACGCAATCCGCGCCGTCGCGCTGAGCCGCGCCTGGATGGCACAATCCCGCGCGCCCCTGTTCGAAGAACCGGCCAAATCCGTTGTCACACTTGCGGCCACTGCCGGTCTGTCGGTTTTCGGCGCAGCGGTCATCCGTCGTATCATGGCGTTTGGCCAACGTCGCCAGGACACGGCGGCGCTGTCATGA
- a CDS encoding response regulator transcription factor: MRVLIADDHDLLRDTLVLFLQSQGDIQTSTAADLAGACKLIETGEPYDLVLLDLNMPGMNGLEGLRRALALGDGQRVALLSGEATREIVEQALEAGAAGFVPKTLPAKSMVNAVKFMAMGEQYAPIDFMTAAEESPSHPLADKLTPRELQVLKGLTEGKSNKEIARDLEITEPTVKLHMKTLYRKVGAANRTQAALIAREAGLF, translated from the coding sequence ATGCGCGTACTGATTGCCGACGACCACGATCTGCTTCGCGACACCTTGGTTCTCTTTCTGCAGTCTCAGGGCGACATCCAGACCAGCACCGCCGCCGATCTGGCTGGTGCATGCAAGCTGATCGAAACAGGAGAACCGTATGACCTGGTTCTGCTTGACCTCAACATGCCCGGAATGAACGGGCTTGAGGGGTTGAGGCGCGCGCTCGCACTGGGGGACGGACAGCGCGTGGCCCTGCTTTCCGGGGAGGCAACGCGCGAGATCGTCGAGCAGGCGCTAGAGGCAGGGGCGGCTGGATTCGTGCCCAAGACATTGCCCGCAAAATCCATGGTAAATGCTGTGAAGTTCATGGCCATGGGCGAGCAATATGCGCCCATCGATTTCATGACCGCCGCAGAAGAGTCGCCTTCGCACCCGTTGGCTGACAAGCTGACCCCGCGCGAGCTTCAGGTGCTCAAGGGATTGACCGAGGGCAAGTCGAACAAGGAGATCGCCCGAGATCTGGAAATCACGGAGCCCACGGTCAAGCTCCACATGAAGACCTTGTACCGGAAGGTGGGTGCCGCAAACCGGACTCAGGCCGCATTGATCGCCAGAGAAGCAGGGCTGTTCTGA
- a CDS encoding sugar transferase, translated as MKHTSFSDQVDLATAVTMPRLATAHLAALGLDLVDATTGTTTEYLLSPGKRRAFFMNAHCCNIRRRNAEYKRAVAAADVLLPDGIGIELAARMTGQKLTENLNGTDFVPALLKRAAQMGKSVYLFGGRPGTADAAASQLIHTIPGLRIAGTRDGFAGAADPEAVIADINESGADIVLVALGVPMQEIWLHRHAHRLNASLTLAVGALFDFLAGTVVRAPKPVRRAKMEWVWRLAQEPRRLANRYLAGNFAFLAHAARTVVVPAPAADMRRRLLDITLSASALLVLSPVLFLTAIAIKLDSRGPVLFRQTRVGQDGKDFTIFKFRSMTTDAETRRDELLASSDRKGVCFKSRNDPRVTRIGRFIRRYSIDELPQILNVLRGDMAIVGPRPALPSEVAAYPKRAIGRLAIKPGITGVWQVSGRANIGFDQMVEMDISYAVSRTLLVDLVLILRTFGAVASGRGAY; from the coding sequence ATGAAACACACGTCCTTTTCCGACCAGGTCGACCTCGCAACCGCCGTTACGATGCCACGTCTTGCGACGGCGCATCTTGCCGCCTTGGGGTTGGATCTGGTCGACGCCACCACCGGAACGACGACCGAATACCTGCTTTCCCCCGGCAAACGCCGAGCGTTCTTCATGAACGCACATTGCTGCAATATCCGCCGTCGGAACGCCGAGTACAAACGCGCCGTCGCTGCAGCCGATGTCCTGCTACCCGACGGCATCGGGATCGAATTGGCGGCCAGGATGACGGGTCAGAAACTGACCGAAAACCTGAACGGAACGGACTTTGTTCCCGCCCTGCTGAAGCGCGCCGCACAGATGGGTAAATCGGTTTACCTGTTCGGTGGCAGGCCCGGCACGGCGGACGCGGCTGCCAGTCAACTGATCCACACGATCCCCGGCCTGCGCATCGCAGGAACGCGCGACGGTTTTGCCGGAGCCGCGGACCCTGAGGCCGTGATCGCGGACATCAACGAAAGCGGGGCTGACATCGTTCTCGTCGCGCTTGGCGTACCGATGCAGGAAATCTGGCTGCACAGACACGCCCATCGCCTCAACGCCTCGCTGACTTTGGCGGTCGGCGCGTTGTTTGACTTCCTCGCGGGGACGGTCGTGCGGGCACCGAAACCGGTGCGGCGCGCCAAGATGGAATGGGTCTGGCGTCTGGCGCAAGAGCCGCGCCGTCTGGCCAATCGGTATCTGGCAGGCAATTTCGCCTTCCTGGCCCATGCGGCCAGGACTGTCGTCGTGCCCGCCCCTGCCGCGGACATGCGGCGTCGGCTGCTGGATATCACATTGTCTGCCAGCGCCCTGCTGGTTCTGTCCCCCGTGCTCTTCTTGACCGCGATCGCAATCAAGCTGGACAGCCGGGGCCCGGTTCTGTTCCGGCAGACCCGTGTCGGCCAGGATGGCAAGGATTTCACCATCTTCAAGTTCCGCTCGATGACCACCGACGCGGAAACGCGCCGGGATGAATTGCTCGCCAGTTCGGACCGGAAAGGTGTGTGCTTCAAATCCCGCAACGACCCACGGGTCACGCGTATTGGCCGCTTTATCCGCCGATACTCGATCGATGAATTGCCACAGATTCTCAATGTCCTGCGCGGCGACATGGCCATTGTCGGTCCGCGCCCTGCATTGCCCAGCGAAGTGGCCGCCTACCCCAAACGGGCCATTGGACGGCTTGCCATCAAACCTGGCATCACCGGCGTCTGGCAGGTATCCGGCCGCGCGAATATCGGTTTCGATCAGATGGTCGAAATGGACATTTCTTATGCCGTATCCCGGACGTTGCTTGTGGACCTTGTTCTCATCCTGCGCACATTCGGGGCCGTTGCATCCGGTCGGGGGGCGTACTGA
- a CDS encoding glycosyltransferase — MVIDPGRISLGRIEADVIVSHLAISWRAMPMLVSLRGKHPKTPLIHVEHSYTKAFVARNVIHKRRFSTLLRVAYRLFDRVVAVSQAQGQWLAQSGAVRASVLSVIPSCVDLSAFRAVVPAKSPARVIGAIGRLDRQKGFDTLIKAFRQTTRPDMFLHVYGQGPEEDALRSLAADDPRIRFMGFSPDPATAMAAVDVVAMPSNWEAYGLVAIEALAAGRSLLVNDIDGLIDHVPQGAQVVFDRSVAGWQDALEGVVAGERQTQDTRNANGPYPEVSFSKNWQELLAAVLGAHSSGAASLAAKPSGMKHV; from the coding sequence GTGGTCATCGATCCGGGTCGCATATCGCTTGGCCGAATTGAGGCTGATGTCATCGTCTCGCATCTGGCCATCAGTTGGCGCGCGATGCCGATGCTGGTGTCTTTGCGTGGCAAACACCCAAAGACACCCCTCATCCATGTCGAACACAGCTATACCAAGGCCTTCGTGGCCAGAAATGTCATCCATAAACGGCGTTTCTCGACCCTTCTGCGTGTCGCTTATCGCCTGTTCGACCGTGTCGTCGCCGTCAGCCAGGCGCAGGGCCAATGGTTGGCGCAAAGCGGTGCCGTGCGCGCGTCCGTGCTTTCGGTCATTCCGTCCTGCGTTGACCTGTCTGCCTTTCGTGCCGTCGTTCCGGCGAAATCGCCTGCGCGGGTCATCGGCGCAATCGGACGACTTGATCGGCAAAAGGGGTTCGACACCCTGATCAAGGCGTTTCGACAGACAACCCGTCCGGACATGTTCCTGCATGTCTACGGACAGGGCCCCGAAGAAGACGCCCTCCGAAGTCTTGCAGCAGACGATCCACGTATTCGATTCATGGGCTTCAGCCCTGATCCAGCGACTGCGATGGCGGCGGTCGATGTCGTGGCCATGCCTTCGAACTGGGAGGCATACGGCCTCGTTGCGATCGAAGCACTCGCTGCTGGCCGCAGCCTTCTTGTCAATGACATCGACGGTTTGATCGACCACGTGCCCCAAGGTGCGCAGGTCGTCTTCGATAGGTCCGTCGCAGGATGGCAAGATGCGCTCGAAGGGGTCGTGGCGGGCGAACGTCAAACTCAGGACACGCGCAATGCCAACGGGCCCTATCCGGAGGTTTCATTTTCCAAGAACTGGCAGGAATTGCTGGCAGCTGTGCTGGGCGCCCATTCATCCGGCGCTGCTTCGCTTGCAGCCAAGCCGTCCGGGATGAAACATGTATAA
- a CDS encoding molybdopterin-dependent oxidoreductase: protein MPRAVFHAMAFVAISAVPVWANDLAAPEGDVILTVTGLVDVVNVDQSAVFDLAMLEALDSSVIETSTIWTEGENVFQGVSLAILAERLGLDGTTLKATAINDYTVEIPLSDAVEGGPIIAYRMDGNTMSVRDKGPLWVIYPYDSTSEYRSEVIYSRSIWQLDRIEAVE from the coding sequence ATGCCTCGCGCAGTTTTTCACGCCATGGCGTTCGTCGCCATATCCGCCGTGCCTGTTTGGGCCAACGACCTTGCCGCGCCCGAGGGCGACGTGATCCTGACCGTCACCGGATTGGTCGACGTGGTGAACGTCGACCAAAGCGCCGTGTTCGACTTGGCCATGCTTGAAGCGCTGGACAGCTCGGTCATCGAAACCTCGACAATCTGGACCGAAGGCGAAAACGTCTTTCAGGGAGTGTCTCTGGCCATTCTGGCAGAGCGTCTGGGCCTCGACGGAACGACCCTGAAGGCCACGGCAATCAATGACTACACCGTCGAAATCCCCCTGTCCGATGCCGTGGAGGGTGGGCCGATCATTGCCTACAGGATGGACGGCAACACGATGTCGGTGCGCGACAAGGGTCCGCTTTGGGTCATCTACCCCTACGACAGCACGTCCGAATACCGTAGCGAAGTGATCTATTCTCGAAGCATCTGGCAGCTCGACCGCATCGAGGCGGTCGAGTAG
- a CDS encoding oligosaccharide flippase family protein, which translates to MSAAFKTSRFAQHLFAYGASEVAAKVSRLLVVVVVARSLDLTQIGVAAGALAAADILKAFTENGVGQRIISASEDKLQQTCAAAHRIFWIWCVGLFLVQAAVGFALYAAGGSLELLCLILLLAGEYLFMPAGLVQAALAMRAGKLRQTAAISGAQNVGANLLSAALAMLWPSALALILPRLLTAPFWLVAMRRLHPWTIDLSQGRAPLRPFVRFGWAVLGVELVKAMRLQADKLIVGTLMGAEALGLYFMAFNAGLSLANSFTVAFSTVLFPHLCNHEDKSMALRQSTLLAMAMITPVVILQALLAPYYVPVLLGDGWTGLEDIVSILCLVAIPGTLWSATSGWLRATDQAAREFWVTAAMTAALMANTVLLSGHGLVAVASGYALVSTAVMLSASLPALYSASGRSLARI; encoded by the coding sequence ATGTCTGCCGCCTTCAAGACATCTCGTTTTGCGCAACACCTCTTCGCTTACGGTGCATCCGAAGTGGCGGCCAAGGTTTCGCGTCTTCTTGTGGTCGTTGTGGTGGCACGGTCCCTGGATCTGACGCAGATCGGTGTGGCGGCCGGTGCCCTCGCAGCGGCCGATATCCTGAAGGCCTTTACGGAAAACGGGGTGGGCCAACGGATCATCTCGGCCTCTGAGGACAAGCTGCAACAGACCTGCGCCGCCGCGCATCGCATCTTCTGGATCTGGTGTGTGGGCCTGTTCCTCGTGCAAGCCGCCGTCGGCTTCGCGCTCTATGCTGCCGGAGGCAGCCTGGAGCTGCTGTGCCTGATCCTGCTGTTGGCAGGAGAGTACCTGTTCATGCCCGCGGGCCTGGTACAGGCCGCACTGGCGATGCGCGCGGGCAAACTGCGTCAGACAGCGGCCATTTCAGGCGCACAGAATGTCGGCGCGAACTTGCTTTCGGCCGCGCTTGCAATGCTGTGGCCGTCAGCCCTCGCGCTGATCCTGCCGCGCTTGCTGACGGCGCCGTTTTGGCTTGTCGCGATGCGCAGGCTTCATCCGTGGACCATCGACCTCAGCCAGGGGCGCGCACCGCTTCGCCCCTTCGTACGTTTTGGCTGGGCGGTGCTTGGGGTCGAACTGGTAAAGGCGATGCGCCTGCAGGCAGACAAACTCATCGTTGGAACCTTGATGGGGGCCGAGGCCCTGGGCCTTTACTTCATGGCGTTCAATGCCGGTCTGAGCCTTGCAAACTCCTTTACGGTCGCCTTTTCGACGGTTCTGTTTCCCCATCTCTGCAATCATGAAGACAAGTCCATGGCGCTGCGTCAAAGCACGCTGCTCGCCATGGCGATGATAACGCCGGTTGTCATCCTTCAGGCGCTTCTGGCACCGTATTACGTGCCGGTTCTGTTGGGCGATGGTTGGACGGGACTGGAGGATATCGTGTCCATCCTGTGCCTCGTCGCCATTCCCGGAACGCTTTGGTCGGCAACGTCAGGCTGGCTTCGGGCGACGGACCAGGCCGCCCGCGAATTCTGGGTGACGGCGGCGATGACCGCAGCCCTCATGGCGAACACCGTCCTGCTCAGCGGACACGGCCTCGTCGCAGTCGCCTCCGGCTACGCCCTCGTTTCGACCGCAGTGATGCTCAGCGCCTCTCTTCCCGCCCTGTACTCGGCCTCTGGCCGCTCTCTCGCAAGGATCTGA
- a CDS encoding PAS domain-containing hybrid sensor histidine kinase/response regulator, with amino-acid sequence MIWLALAVTSFAAIVFMSVNVARDLRLLNSASSDNVQWTLSQAEVEFLEYELNLLLALQEDRPDLKTVRQEFDIFYSRVKTLRESSLYASLRNDGKFSENLGIVQSFLANAVPTIDASDPELIAALPALLQLSQDVRSNVRSMSNSGLNYFARNSDLRRTNIAVTLTQLAVGVTFLLLALLLLAVYLTRLNNLNVRRRSEAIEASKRMNIVTGTALDAVVVSDAKGLVLDFNAAAEQIFGYAAEDAIGQTMSDLIVPDHHRAAHEAGMERMRVGGEKRVVGKGRVKLEAKRADGDVFPVELAIQSAETDEGEIFIAFLRDISHRVRAEEDLVAARDRALAGEKAKTDFLATMSHEIRTPLNGLLGNLALLRDTRLSSKQNRYIKNMDTSGKLLMSHISDVLDITKYDAGKLRLRPVAMNMSTLLQDIVDNQSGAASANDTTLQWGWNGKPAEWIHADRDRIQHILMNVIGNAVKFTKDGSITVTAEVTEGQPSDTNLSITVRDTGIGMDSALQSQIFDDFMTGDSSYDRDVGGTGLGLGIAKRFVKALGGTISVESDLGKGSTFLIQFPIDPIAPPKPAAERNQRVRADRACRILLVEDNEINRVVAREMLLAAGHSVAEATNGQIAIDLAQAQRFDLILMDISMPIMDGRAATRAIRAGTGASSRTPIVALTANAMAEEQQAFLSDGMNEILTKPLTREALLRVISEQVGPGDAVVTARATPSKAVLPGHIQELRDTVGAEVAQSLLDRFVAEIDDTLDYLQSFETQDFSQTAERAHRVAGSAATMGAVALRLALIEVEQAMKDKDITATRTAIDALPGIWAETRPHMTTDP; translated from the coding sequence ATGATCTGGCTGGCGCTGGCGGTGACGTCCTTTGCGGCAATCGTTTTCATGTCGGTGAACGTGGCGCGTGATTTGCGCCTGTTGAATTCGGCCAGTTCGGACAATGTACAGTGGACCCTGTCGCAGGCCGAGGTGGAATTTCTCGAATATGAACTCAACCTTCTGCTTGCCCTGCAAGAGGACCGACCGGACCTGAAGACCGTCCGGCAGGAATTCGATATATTCTACAGCCGCGTCAAGACACTGCGGGAATCGTCTTTGTATGCGTCACTGCGCAACGACGGGAAATTCTCGGAAAACCTTGGTATTGTGCAATCTTTCCTCGCTAATGCAGTCCCGACAATTGATGCCAGCGATCCGGAGCTGATTGCCGCGCTGCCCGCGCTTTTGCAATTGTCTCAGGACGTGCGCTCTAACGTTCGGTCAATGTCCAATTCGGGACTGAACTATTTCGCCCGGAATTCAGATCTGCGCCGGACCAACATTGCGGTGACATTGACCCAATTGGCCGTTGGCGTGACCTTTCTATTGCTGGCGCTGCTGCTTCTGGCGGTATATCTGACCCGTCTCAATAATCTGAACGTTCGACGGCGGTCCGAGGCGATCGAGGCCAGCAAGCGCATGAACATCGTCACCGGCACGGCGCTGGATGCCGTTGTGGTCAGCGATGCAAAGGGGCTTGTTCTGGATTTCAACGCCGCCGCCGAGCAGATCTTTGGCTACGCCGCAGAAGATGCGATTGGCCAGACCATGAGCGATCTGATCGTTCCCGACCATCATCGCGCAGCCCATGAGGCCGGGATGGAACGCATGCGTGTCGGCGGTGAGAAACGGGTGGTCGGCAAGGGCCGGGTCAAGCTGGAGGCCAAACGAGCGGACGGAGATGTGTTTCCCGTCGAACTTGCCATTCAGTCCGCCGAGACCGACGAGGGCGAGATCTTCATCGCCTTCCTGCGGGATATCTCGCATCGTGTCCGCGCAGAGGAAGACCTAGTCGCGGCGCGCGATCGCGCATTGGCCGGAGAAAAGGCCAAGACTGATTTTCTGGCGACCATGAGCCACGAAATCCGCACGCCACTCAATGGGCTGCTGGGCAATCTCGCGCTTTTGCGGGACACGCGGCTGAGTTCAAAGCAGAACCGCTACATCAAGAATATGGACACCTCTGGCAAGCTGCTGATGAGCCATATTTCGGATGTCCTAGACATTACCAAGTACGATGCGGGCAAGCTTCGGCTGCGGCCCGTCGCGATGAACATGAGCACCCTGTTGCAGGATATCGTGGACAATCAAAGCGGCGCGGCATCGGCAAATGACACGACGCTGCAATGGGGGTGGAATGGCAAGCCTGCGGAGTGGATTCACGCAGATCGTGACCGCATTCAGCACATCTTGATGAATGTCATCGGGAACGCGGTGAAATTCACCAAGGACGGAAGCATCACGGTGACCGCCGAGGTGACTGAGGGGCAGCCGTCAGACACCAACCTGTCGATCACTGTCCGCGACACGGGCATAGGAATGGACAGCGCGCTTCAGTCTCAGATTTTCGACGATTTCATGACCGGTGACAGTTCCTATGACCGCGACGTGGGGGGCACCGGGTTGGGTCTTGGCATCGCAAAGAGATTTGTCAAAGCGCTCGGCGGGACAATCTCTGTCGAAAGCGACCTGGGCAAAGGAAGCACTTTCCTCATCCAGTTTCCGATAGATCCCATCGCGCCACCAAAGCCCGCTGCAGAAAGAAATCAGCGTGTCAGAGCGGACCGAGCCTGCCGGATTCTGCTGGTCGAAGACAACGAGATCAATCGTGTTGTCGCGCGCGAGATGCTGCTTGCAGCCGGGCATTCCGTCGCCGAAGCCACAAACGGGCAGATCGCCATAGACCTGGCCCAGGCCCAGCGCTTCGATTTGATCCTCATGGATATCAGCATGCCGATAATGGACGGCCGCGCGGCGACACGGGCCATCCGCGCAGGAACCGGCGCTTCCTCAAGGACGCCGATTGTGGCGCTGACCGCCAATGCAATGGCAGAGGAACAGCAGGCGTTCCTGTCGGATGGCATGAACGAAATCCTGACAAAGCCTCTGACGCGCGAGGCGCTGTTGCGGGTCATTTCCGAACAGGTCGGGCCCGGTGACGCGGTGGTAACGGCACGGGCCACGCCATCGAAGGCTGTGCTGCCCGGTCATATCCAGGAACTCCGGGACACTGTCGGGGCCGAGGTCGCGCAATCGCTGTTGGACCGTTTTGTCGCCGAAATCGACGATACCCTGGACTATCTGCAAAGCTTTGAGACGCAGGATTTTTCACAAACGGCAGAGCGTGCGCATCGCGTCGCAGGAAGCGCAGCCACGATGGGCGCAGTCGCCCTCAGGCTGGCCTTGATCGAGGTTGAGCAGGCCATGAAAGACAAGGACATCACGGCAACACGAACCGCAATCGACGCCCTGCCAGGGATCTGGGCCGAGACGCGACCGCATATGACGACGGACCCCTGA
- a CDS encoding glycosyltransferase family 2 protein produces the protein MPMFSIILPCYNAQATIGQTLDSLRAQSFEDWEAICVDDGSTDRTVDLVLDAAMCDARIRIGPNPGKGPSQARNFGAMIASGEVLAFCDADDIWLPGKLAELAETFTDPDIDGAYGQIGFFQDVISDASVFSTVPGGDLTIPMLLGENPVCTMSNIALRREAFARAGGFDVTMVHSEDLEWLIRLVGAGARITGLPTLQTMYRTSVGGLSTDLDAMLAGRTRAIETAARFGIHPTAQDHAIHHRYLARRALRLGDARTRALRHAMTGLRHSPAGFFKPFRRGALTLAGACGALALPRATCQSLFS, from the coding sequence ATGCCCATGTTTTCGATCATCCTGCCCTGTTACAACGCCCAAGCCACGATCGGTCAGACACTGGACAGCCTGCGCGCCCAGAGCTTCGAGGACTGGGAAGCCATCTGCGTCGATGACGGTTCCACCGACAGAACTGTCGATCTGGTCCTGGATGCCGCCATGTGCGACGCCCGTATCCGGATCGGCCCGAACCCCGGCAAAGGACCCAGCCAGGCGCGCAATTTCGGTGCGATGATTGCAAGTGGCGAAGTCCTCGCCTTTTGCGACGCCGATGACATCTGGCTGCCCGGCAAGCTGGCCGAACTGGCCGAAACCTTTACCGACCCTGACATCGACGGCGCCTACGGCCAGATCGGCTTTTTCCAGGATGTCATCTCTGACGCCTCCGTCTTTTCGACAGTGCCCGGCGGTGATCTGACCATCCCGATGCTTCTTGGCGAAAACCCGGTGTGCACGATGTCGAACATCGCACTGCGCCGTGAAGCGTTTGCACGGGCGGGCGGCTTTGATGTCACGATGGTGCACAGCGAGGATCTGGAATGGCTGATCCGGCTGGTTGGCGCGGGCGCCAGGATCACCGGCCTGCCGACATTGCAGACGATGTACCGAACCTCTGTCGGCGGGCTTTCGACCGATCTGGACGCGATGCTTGCCGGACGCACCCGCGCCATCGAAACCGCCGCACGGTTTGGCATCCATCCTACCGCGCAAGATCATGCAATCCACCACCGATATCTTGCCCGTCGCGCGCTCCGACTTGGCGATGCCCGGACCCGGGCCTTGCGCCATGCGATGACGGGATTGCGCCATAGCCCGGCCGGGTTTTTCAAACCCTTCCGCCGCGGTGCCTTGACGCTTGCGGGGGCTTGCGGGGCGCTCGCACTGCCACGGGCCACCTGCCAATCGCTGTTTTCCTGA